From Drosophila yakuba strain Tai18E2 chromosome 2L, Prin_Dyak_Tai18E2_2.1, whole genome shotgun sequence, one genomic window encodes:
- the LOC6528944 gene encoding voltage-dependent calcium channel type D subunit alpha-1 isoform X2, which yields MNTGDRKEQASLTPQQQQSPQQSEQQQPITRHDALDSSSANNKLNHKHNNDKDKDTTSDKSWETGRDLLPASVVIVDESCASKSQKQPIESSIVSRGGATSSSQRRRQLQFQRQKEARLYDRGDGDREREREREASTSTSTSTSASTTTTNTVMGGGELVNCIAYDDNTLVIERKPSPSSPSTSRRYLKAETPTRGSRKYNRRSSAKSDLEVVVAKAEHHHQHRSPTVTLPVPAYPLTTSASAGSSPTGAGLGLGAGLGTASGTVLQQRYIQLQLENKKKYIFHAMQEFDYMESRRSGAYCSTLDPSEDPNQPSGTRRRPTSTELALSNVTSQIVNNATYKLDFKQRRHKSNNGASESGSLTGIAPGPATSPGAVGPSSSSGKRRKSSCTSCGGGGISAPPPRLTPEETWQLQPQNSVTSAGSTNSSFSSGGGRDDNSSYSAVGGDSSSSNSCNCDITGDNSTLHGFGVGDVCSFIADCDDNSEDDDGDPNNQDLSSQTLRTAAIVAAVAAAAKEQAQEQSLADCESFSDRRQDADEDVRIIQDSCGGNNDSLEDVGEVDDNADVVVRKNSRNRPSIRRTCRITEEDDDDENADYGDFDREDQELDDEEPEGTTIDIDEQEQQQDQEDSAEEEDDDEDVDEYFEEEEDDTQAFSPFYSSSAELIDNFGGGAGKFFNIMDFERGASGAGGFSPNGNGGPGSGDVSRTARYDSGEGDLGGGNNIMGIDSMGIANIPETMNGTTIGPSGAGGQKAGAAAGAAGQKRQQRRGKPQPDRPQRALFCLSVKNPLRALCIRIVEWKPFEFLILLTIFANCIALAVYTPYPGSDSNVTNQTLEKVEYIFLVIFTSECVMKILAYGFVLHNGAYLRNGWNLLDFTIVVIGAISTALSQLMKDAFDVKALRAFRVLRPLRLVSGVPSLQVVLNSILKAMVPLFHIALLVLFVIIIYAIIGLELFSGKLHKACRDEITGEHEETVRPCGVGYQCPPGYKCYGGWDGPNDGITNFDNFGLAMLTVFQCVTLEGWTDVLYSIQDAMGSDWQWMYFISMVILGAFFVMNLILGVLSGEFSKERNKAKNRGDFQKLREKQQIEEDLRGYLDWITQAEDIEPDAVGGLISDGKGKQPNEMDSTENLGEEMPEVQMTESRWRKMKKDFDRVNRRMRRACRKAVKSQAFYWLIIVLVFLNTGVLATEHYGQLDWLDNFQEYTNVFFIGLFTCEMLLKMYSLGFQGYFVSLFNRFDCFVVIGSITETLLTNTGMMPPLGVSVLRCVRLLRVFKVTKYWRSLSNLVASLLNSIQSIASLLLLLFLFIVIFALLGMQVFGGKFNFDGKVEKSRMNFDCFWQALLTVFQIMTGEDWNAVMYTGINAYGGVSSYGALACIYFIILFICGNYILLNVFLAIAVDNLADADSLSEVEKEEEPHDESAQKKSHSPTPTIDGMDDHLSIDIDMEQQELDDEDKMDHETLSDEEHREMCEEEEEVDEEGMITARPRRMSEVNTATKIQPIPPGTSFFLFSQTNRFRVFCHWLCNHSNFGNVILCCIMFSSAMLAAENPLKANDDLNKVLNKFDYFFTAVFTIELILKLISYGFVLHDGAFCRSAFNLLDLLVVCVSLISLVSSSNAISVVKILRVLRVLRPLRAINRAKGLKHVVQCVIVAVKTIGNIVLVTCLLQFMFAVIGVQLFKYVVKCVVVAIKTIGNIMLVTYLLQFMFAVIGVQLFKGKFFKCSDGSKMTEAECYGTYLVYDDGDVHKPRLREREWSNNRFHFDDVAKGMLTLFTVSTFEGWPGLLYVSIDSNKENGGPIHNFRPIVAAYYIIYIIIIAFFMVNIFVGFVIVTFQNEGEQEYKNCDLDKNQRNCIEFALKAKPVRRYIPKHGIQYKVWWFVTSSSFEYTIFILIMINTVTLAMKFYNQPLWYTELLDALNMIFTAVFALEFVFKLAAFRFKNYFGDAWNVFDFIIVLGSFIDIVYSEIKSKDTSQIAECDIVEGCKSTKKSAGSNLISINFFRLFRVMRLVKLLSKGEGIRTLLWTFIKSFQALPYVALLIVLLFFIYAVVGMQVFGKIALDGGNAITANNNFQTFQQAVLVLFRSATGEAWQEIMMSCSAQPDVKCDMGSDTPGEPCGSSIAYPYFISFYVLCSFLIINLFVAVIMDNFDYLTRDWSILGPHHLDEFIRLWSEYDPDAKGRIKHLDVVTLLRKISPPLGFGKLCPHRMACKRLVSMNMPLNSDGTVLFNATLFAVVRTSLSIKTDGNIDDANSELRATIKQIWKRTNPKLLDQVVPPPGNDDEVTVGKFYATYLIQDYFRRFKKRKEQEGKEGHPDSNTVTLQAGLRTLHEVSPALKRAISGNLDELDQEPEPMHRRHHTLFGSVWSSIRRHGNGTFRRSAKASASQSNGALAIGGSASAALGVGGSSLMLGSADPAGGDYLYDTLNRSVADGVNNITRNIMQARLAAAGKLQDELQGTGSGGELRTFGESISMRPLAKNGGGAATVAGTLPPEANAINYDNRNRGILLHPYNNVYAPNGALPGHERMIQSTPASPYDQRRLPTSSDMNGLAESLIGGVLAAEGLGKYCDSEFVGTAAREMQEALDMTPEEMNLAAHQILSNEHSLSLIGSSNGSIFGGSAGGLGGAGSGGVGVGGLGGSSSIRNAFGGSGSGPSSVSPQHQPYSGTLNSPPIPDNRLRRVATVTTTNNNNKSQVSQKNSSSLNVRANVNSQMNMSPTVQRVQQQSPQRGQGNQTYSS from the exons ATGAATACAG GAGACCGTAAGGAGCAAGCCTCGTTAAcaccgcaacagcaacaatcgCCGCAGCAGtcagagcaacagcaaccaatTACCCGACACGATGCCTTGGATAGTTCTAGTGCTAACAATAAACTAAATCATAAACACAATAAcgataaggataaggatacCACTAGCGATAAGAGCTGGGAGACGGGCAGAGATTTATTGCCGGCCAGTGTTGTCATCGTCGATGAATCATGTGCCTCGAAAAGTCAGAAACAACCAATCGAGTCGAGCATTGTTTCGCGAGGTGGAGCCACCTCCTCATCGCAACGTCGCCGGCAATTGCAATTCCAGCGACAAAAGGAGGCCAGACTTTATGACCGAGGAGATGGGGATCGAGAACGGGAGCGAGAGCGGGAAGCCTCAACCTCGACCTCAACCTCGACCTccgcctccaccaccaccacgaaTACTGTGATGGGTGGAGGGGAGCTGGTGAACTGTATAGCTTACGATGACAACACCCTGGTTATCGAGAGGAAACCCTCGCCCTCTTCCCCATCCACCAGCCGGCGGTATCTGAAGGCCGAAACGCCGACGCGTGGCAGTCGAAAGTACAACCGCAGGTCATCGGCGAAAAGTGATTTGGAAGTGGTCGTTGCCAAAGCGGAACACCATCATCAGCATCGATCGCCGACGGTAACGCTTCCGGTTCCAGCTTACCCACTAACCACATCGGCATCGGCAGGATCCTCGCCCACGGGAgcgggattgggattgggagcCGGGCTGGGAACTGCCTCGGGAACAGTTCTGCAACAAAGGTACATACAACTCCAGCTGgagaacaaaaagaaatacattttccaTGCAATGCAAGAGTTTGATTACATGGAATCTAGGCGTTCTGGGGCATA CTGCAGTACACTCGATCCATCCGAGGATCCGAATCAGCCGAGCGGGACCAGGAGGCGACCCACCAGCACCGAGCTCGCCCTCAGCAACGTCACCAGTCAGATTGTGAACAACGCCACCTACAAGCTAGACTTCAAGCAACGTCGTCACAAAAGCAACAACGGAGCCAGTGAGTCAGGATCTCTAACTGGAATAGCCCCAGGACCGGCGACAAGTCCCGGAGCAGTAGGGCCCTCCAGCTCCAGCGGCAAACGCCGCAAGTCCAGTTGCACATCCTGCGGCGGAGGTGGCATAAGTGCCCCGCCCCCAAGACTAACGCCCGAGGAGACGTGGCAACTACAACCGCAGAACAGTGTTACCAGTGCCGGCAGCACAAACAGTAGTTTTAGCAGCGGCGGCGGACGCGACGATAATAGTAGTTATAGTGCCGTGGGTGGCgatagcagcagcagcaatagtTGCAACTGCGATATCACCGGTGATAACAGTACATTGCATGGTTTTGGGGTCGGCGACGTTTGTAGTTTTATCGCCGATTGTGACGACAATAGCGAGGACGACGACGGCGATCCGAACAACCAGGATCTCAGCTCGCAAACCCTGCGCACAGCGGCCATCGTAGCGGCAGTTGCGGCTGCAGCCAAGGAACAGGCCCAGGAACAATCGCTCGCCGACTGCGAGAGCTTCAGCGATCGGCGCCAGGATGCCGATGAGGATGTCCGCATCATCCAGGATAGCTGCGGCGGCAACAACGACTCTCTCGAAGACGTCGGTGAAGTGGACGACAACGCCGACGTTGTCGTGAGAAAGAACTCGAGAAATCGGCCCTCCATCAGAAGGACATGCAGAATAAccgaggaggacgacgacgacgagaaCGCGGACTACGGTGATTTCGATCGGGAGGATCAAGAGCTAGACGACGAGGAGCCAGAGGGCACGACCATCGACATTGATgagcaggaacagcagcaggacCAAGAAGATTCCGCTGAAGAGgaagacgacgacgaggacgtCGACGAGTACtttgaggaggaggaggacgacaCCCAGGCCTTTTCACCATTCTACTCCAGTTCCGCGGAGCTAATTGATAATTTTGGTGGCGGTGCGGGCAAGTTCTTCAACATTATGGACTTTGAACGTGGAGCCTCCGGCGCCGGAGGCTTTTCGCCAAACGGCAACGGCGGTCCCGGCAGCGGAGATGTTTCACGGACGGCGAGATACGATTCCGGGGAGGGAGATCTGGGCGGCGGCAACAATATCATGG GCATCGATTCTATGGGCATTGCAAACATTCCGGAAACCATGAACGGCACCACAATTGGACCAAGTGGAGCTGGTGGCCAAAaagctggtgctgctgcaggtgCCGCAGGCCAAAAGAGACAACAGCGCCGGGGAAAGCCGCAACCAGACAGACCACAACGAGCATTATTTTGCCTGAGCGTCAAAAATCCCCTGCGAGCCTTGTGCATTCGCATCGTGGAGTGGAA ACCATTTGAGTTCCTCATTTTGTTAACCATTTTTGCCAACTGTATTGCATTGGCTGTTTACACCCCTTATCCAGGAAGCGATTCAAACGTGACGAATCAAACCTTG GAAAAAGTTGAATATATATTCCTCGTTATATTCACATCGGAATGTGTTATGAAAATTTTAGCATATGGTTTTGTGTTACATAATGGTGCATATCTAAGAAATGGATGGAATTTATTAGATTTTACAATTGTAGTTATAGG GGCAATAAGCACTGCACTCTCCCAATTGATGAAGGACGCCTTTGATGTGAAGGCCCTACGTGCCTTTCGAGTGCTACGTCCACTGCGACTTGTATCGGGTGTACCAA GTCTACAGGTTGTGctgaattcaattttaaagGCCATGGTGCCACTGTTTCACATTGCACTCCTGGTCCTATTCGTAATCATAATCTATGCGATCATTGGCTTAGAGCTCTTCTCTGGCAAATTGCACAAGGCGTGTCGCGATGAGATCACAG GTGAACACGAGGAAACCGTCCGCCCCTGCGGAGTGGGTTACCAGTGTCCGCCAGGCTATAAGTGCTACGGCGGATGGGATGGACCAAACGACGGCATCACCAACTTCGACAACTTTGGCCTGGCCATGCTAACGGTGTTCCAGTGCGTCACTCTCGAGGGCTGGACTGATGTCCTGTATAGC ATCCAAGATGCAATGGGCAGCGATTGGCAATGGATGTATTTCATTTCCATGGTTATCCTCGGTGCCTTCTTCGTGATGAATTTGATTCTCGGTGTGTTGTCCGGTGAGTTCTCCAAGGAACGTAACAAGGCAAAAAACCGGGGTGACTTCCAGAAGCTGCGCGAGAAGCAGCAGATCGAAGAGGATTTGCGGGGCTATCTCGATTGGATTACCCAAGCCGAGGACATTGAACCAGACGCTGTGGGAGGCCTAATATCTGATGGCAAAGGAAAGCAGCCCAACGAAATGGATTCCACCGAGAACCTGGGGGAGGAAATGCCCGAAGTCCAAATGACTGAATCACGCTGGCGCAAAATGAAGAAGGACTTCGATCGAGTCAATAGACGAATGCGAAGGGCCTGTCGCAAGGCAGTCAAGTCACAGGCATTCTACTGGCTCATCATTGTTTTGGTCTTTCTCAATACTGGTGTCTTGGCCACGGAGCATTATGGGCAACTGGATTGGCTGGATAACTTCCAGG AGTACACAAACGTGTTCTTCATCGGTCTGTTCACCTGTGAAATGTTGTTGAAGATGTACAGTTTGGGCTTTCAGGGCTACTTCGTTTCGCTGTTCAATCGTTTTGATTGTTTCGTGGTGATTGGCAGTATTACAGAAACCCTGTTAACAAACACGGGAATGATGCCTCCATTGGGTGTCTCCGTGCTGCGATGTGTACGTCTCCTGAGAGTCTTTAAAGTAACTAA GTACTGGCGGTCGCTCTCAAATCTCGTTGCTTCCTTATTGAACTCTATACAATCGATCGCTTCACTTTTGTTACTGCTCTTCCTATTTATTGTGATATTTGCTCTGCTGGGCATGCAAGTTTTTGGcggtaaatttaattttgatggCAAAGTAGAGAAGTCTCGAATGAATTTCGACTGCTTCTGGCAGGCTCTACTCACAGTCTTTCAG ATCATGACTGGTGAGGATTGGAATGCTGTGATGTATACGGGCATCAATGCCTATGGCGGTGTGTCCTCTTATGGTGCCTTGGCCTgtatttactttattattttgtttatttgcggTAACTACATCCTGCTAAACGTGTTCTTGGCCATTGCTGTGGATAATTTGGCCGATGCCGACTCGCTATCTGAGGTCGAAAAAGAAGAGGAACCC caCGATGAATCTGCTCAGAAGAAGTCACACAGTCCAACTCCAACAATTGATGGCATGGATGATCATCTCAGCATAGATATCGATATGGAGCAACAGGAACTGGATGACGAAGACAAAAT GGACCATGAAACTCTATCTGACGAGGAACACCGTGAAATGTGcgaggaggaagaggaag TGGATGAAGAAGGCATGATTACAGCACGACCCCGACGTATGTCCGAGGTTAATACGGCAACGAAAATTCAACCCATACCGCCGGGCAcatcattttttcttttctcacAAACGAACAG ATTTCGAGTCTTCTGCCATTGGCTTTGCAATCACAGCAATTTCGGCAACGTAATCCTGTGTTGCATTATGTTTTCATCGGCTATGTTGGCCGCAGAGAATCCTCTGAAAGCCAATGATGACCTGAATAAA gtgctcaataaatttgattattttttcaCGGCAGTTTTCACAATAGAACTGATTCTGAAATTGATTTCATACGGCTTCGTATTACACGACGGAGCCTTTTGCAGATCCGCATTTAATCTATTAGATTTACTTGTGGTCTGCGTGTCATTGATTTCTCTAGTGTCCAG TTCGAATGCGATTTCAGTCGTGAAAATTCTACGTGTGCTCCGTGTTTTAAGGCCACTAAGAGCCATTAATCGTGCCAAGGGACTGAAG CATGTTGTTCAATGTGTCATAGTCGCTGTTAAGACTATCGGAAATATTGTGCTCGTCACATGCCTACTGCAGTTCATGTTTGCCGTAATAGGAGTCCAGTTGTTTAAG TATGTGGTCAAGTGCGTTGTAGTCGCAATCAAAACCATTGGTAATATCATGTTGGTGACATATTTGTTACAATTTATGTTCGCTGTTATTGGAGTACAACTCTTTAAG GGAAAATTTTTCAAGTGCAGTGATGGTTCCAAAATGACGGAAGCGGAATGCTA CGGAACTTATCTAGTCtatgatgatggtgatgttCATAAGCCGCGACTTAGGGAACGGGAATGGAGTAACAATCGGTTCCATTTCGATGATGTGGCCAAGGGAATGTTGACTTTGTTCACAGTGTCCACCTTTGAGGGTTGGCCAGG TTTGCTGTACGTTTCAATTGATTCGAATAAGGAAAACGGCGGTCCAATACACAACTTCCGTCCGATCGTTGCTGCCTACTATATAAtctacattattattattgcctTCTTTATGGTGAACATATTCGTTGGTTTCGTTATCGTCACTTTCCAAAATGAGGGTGAACAGGAATATAAGAATTGTGATCTGGATAAAAATCAACGCAATTGCATAGAATTTGCCTTGAAAGCGAAACCCGTAAGACGATATATACCAAAGCATGGTATACAATATAAGGTCTGGTGGTTTGTAACGTCATCATCCTTTGAGTACACAATATTCATACTGATCATGATAAACACGGTAACGCTGGCTATGAAGTTTTATAATCAGCCGTTGTGGTACACGGAACTTTTAGATGCCTTGAATATGATATTTACGGCGGTGTTTGCTttggaatttgtttttaaattagcCGCATTTCGATTTAAG AACTACTTTGGAGATGCCTGGAACGTCTTCGACTTTATAATCGTTTTAGGCAGTTTCATTGACATTGTCTACTCTGAGATTAAG agCAAGGATACTTCTCAGATAGCAGAATGTGACATTGTAGAGGGCTGCAAATCTACTAAAAAATCG GCTGGTTCAAATTTAATATCCATCAACTTCTTCCGATTGTTTCGAGTGATGCGACTTGTGAAACTTCTCAGCAAAGGCGAAGGCATACGAACATTACTGTGGACTTTTATCAAATCTTTCCAGGCACTACCTTATGTAGCCCTGCTAATTGTTCTtctatttttcatttatgcgGTTGTGGGGATGCAA GTTTTTGGCAAAATTGCTTTAGATGGTGGCAACGCCATTACGGCTAATAACAATTTCCAAACCTTTCAGCAGGCTGTTTTAGTACTATTCCGATCGGCCACCGGAGAAGCTTGGCAGGAAATCATGATGTCCTGCTCGGCCCAACCGGATGTGAAGTGCGATATGGGTTCAGATACGCCGGGAGAACCATGCGGCTCCTCTATAGCCTATCCCTACTTTATTTCCTTCTATGTTCTCTGCTCGTTTTTG ATCATCAATCTCTTCGTGGCCGTCATTATGGACAATTTTGACTATCTGACGCGGGATTGGTCCATTTTGGGTCCCCATCACCTGGATGAGTTCATTCGTCTTTGGAGCGAGTACGACCCGGATGCCAAGGGGCGCATCAAACACTTGGACGTGGTCACATTGCTGAGAAAGATCTCCCCACCACTTGGCTTCGGCAAACTGTGTCCGCATAGAATGGCCTGCAAACGGCTGGTTTCCATGAACATGCCCCTCAACTCAGATGGAACGGTTCTCTTTAATGCCACACTTTTTGCGGTCGTACGCACTTCGCTGAGCATCAAAACGGACGGTAACATCGATGATGCCAACTCCGAGCTGCGCGCCACGATCAAGCAGATCTGGAAGCGGACCAATCCGAAGCTCCTGGATCAGGTTGTTCCACCGCCGGGCAACGATGACGAGGTGACCGTCGGCAAGTTCTACGCCACATATCTAATTCAGGACTACTTCCGCCGCTTTAAAAAGCGCAAGGAACAGGAGGGCAAGGAGGGTCATCCGGACAGCAATACCGTCACTCTGCAGGCCGGCTTGCGAACCCTACACGAAGTGTCCCCAGCTCTCAAGAGAGCCATCTCCGGTAATCTCGACGAGCTGGACCAGGAGCCGGAGCCCATGCATCGA CGCCACCATACGCTCTTTGGCAGCGTGTGGTCATCGATCCGCCGACATGGAAATGGAACCTTCAGGCGAAGTGCCAAGGCCTCTGCTTCTCAGAGCAACGGAGCTCTGGCGATCGGTGGATCCGCGTCCGCAGCCTTGGGCGTGGGCGGTAGCTCGCTGATGCTAGGGAGCGCCGATCCCGCTGGCGGGGACTATCTGTATGACACCTTGAACCGCAGCGTGGCCGATGGAGTGAACAATATAACGCGGAACATAATGCAGGCCCGATTGGCGGCAGCCGGAAAGCTACAGGACGAACTGCAGGGGACAGGCAGTGGCGGAGAGCTAAGGACATTCGGCGAGAGCATATCCATGCGAccgctggccaaaaatggaGGTGGAGCGGCCACTGTGGCCGGAACACTGCCGCCTGAGGCAAATGCCATTAACTATGA CAACCGCAATCGTGGTATTTTATTGCATCCATATAACAATG